The following are encoded together in the Coffea arabica cultivar ET-39 chromosome 1c, Coffea Arabica ET-39 HiFi, whole genome shotgun sequence genome:
- the LOC140037594 gene encoding probable inactive histone-lysine N-methyltransferase SUVR2 isoform X1, giving the protein MPPNPKVAKAFRAMRDLGISEEKVKPVLKNLLKLYDKNWDLIEEENYRALADAIFDSDEAEAAKRKKELENSKQQRAVREQAQEPDDLGRPLKKLRSNYQGQPSEWHNSSTLLAATSLITPKDEPVELPEEQPENQKPQMVSTKLLNNGNRMIESHHLSCRSLETNKGQQPVSPKPLTFRERTDTSQPVSNNQSQMNMTIESVAVPHPPSLENRGKEALSPHCISEKKMLESERSSQAVSQEKTVGRQILVQPEEEPLAGDAPVYDLQETSKEGDSSRKSCSERVQNGPVPLTAEPQVGKDTSNGAAAKVSDKSSSQLEIASSSLGEVKICLSYNISPQRPDFHVPSLAAVVKLVEEKYLKSHKNLDANFSLMKLMEDMCAGVVELGFDSCNKSAETS; this is encoded by the exons ATGCCTCCCAATCCTAAAGTTGCAAAAGCCTTTCGTGCTATGCGGGATCTTGGAATTTCTGAAGAGAAAGTGAAACCAGTCTTGAAAAATCTCTTGAAACTGTATGATAAAAATTGGGATCTTATTGAAGAGGAAAATTATAGAGCTCTTGCTGATGCTATATTTGATAGTGATGAAGCAGAG GCTGCAAAAAGGAAGAAGGAGCTTGAGAATAGCAAA CAACAACGAGCTGTGAGGGAACAAGCCCAAGAGCCAGATGACCTTGGACGACCTTTGAAAAAGTTGCGCTCAAATTACCAAGGGCAACCTTCAGAGTGGCACAATAGCTCTACTCTCTTGGCTGCGACTTCTCTCATAACCCCCAAAGATGAGCCAGTTGAACTACCTGAAGAGCAGCCTGAGAACCAGAAGCCACAGATGGTGAGCACAAAGTTATTGAATAATGGAAACAGGATGATTGAGTCCCACCATTTATCATGCCGATCACTAGAGACGAATAAAGGACAGCAACCTGTTTCACCTAAGCCTTTGACATTCAGAGAAAGAACTGATACATCTCAGCCTGTTAGTAATAACCAAAGCCAAATGAATATGACAATTGAATCAGTTGCTGTTCCCCATCCACCGAGTCTTGAAAACAGAGGGAAGGAGGCTTTGTCACCCCATTGTATTTCAGAGAAGAAAATGTTGGAATCTGAGAGATCATCCCAGGCGGTATCCCAGGAGAAAACTGTTGGTCGTCAGATTTTGGTGCAGCCAGAAGAAGAGCCATTAGCTGGTGATGCTCCAGTATATGATCTTCAAG AGACATCCAAAGAGGGAGATTCTTCAAGGAAAAGCTGTTCAGAAAGAGTACAAAATGGTCCTGTACCTTTAACAGCAGAACCCCAAGTAGGAAAAGATACGAGTAATGGTGCTGCTGCAAAGGTCTCGGATAAATCATCTTCTCAGCTGGAGATTGCTTCGTCATCCTTGGGAGAGGTGAAAATTTGTTTGAGCTACAATATTTCTCCCCAAAGACCTGATTTTCATGTGCCTAGTTTAGCTGCAGTAGTTAAGCTGGTCGaggaaaaatatctcaaatcgCACAAAAACCTGGACGCAAACTTCTCCCTCATGAAGCTGATGGAGGACATGTGTGCGGGTGTTGTGGAACTAGGTTTTGACTCTTGTAATAAATCAGCAGAAACGAGTTGA
- the LOC140037594 gene encoding uncharacterized protein isoform X2, with the protein MPPNPKVAKAFRAMRDLGISEEKVKPVLKNLLKLYDKNWDLIEEENYRALADAIFDSDEAEAAKRKKELENSKQQRAVREQAQEPDDLGRPLKKLRSNYQGQPSEWHNSSTLLAATSLITPKDEPVELPEEQPENQKPQMVSTKLLNNGNRMIESHHLSCRSLETNKGQQPVSPKPLTFRERTDTSQPVSNNQSQMNMTIESVAVPHPPSLENRGKEALSPHCISEKKMLESERSSQAVSQEKTVGRQILVQPEEEPLAGDAPVYDLQGVLGLGWNFQLTFSF; encoded by the exons ATGCCTCCCAATCCTAAAGTTGCAAAAGCCTTTCGTGCTATGCGGGATCTTGGAATTTCTGAAGAGAAAGTGAAACCAGTCTTGAAAAATCTCTTGAAACTGTATGATAAAAATTGGGATCTTATTGAAGAGGAAAATTATAGAGCTCTTGCTGATGCTATATTTGATAGTGATGAAGCAGAG GCTGCAAAAAGGAAGAAGGAGCTTGAGAATAGCAAA CAACAACGAGCTGTGAGGGAACAAGCCCAAGAGCCAGATGACCTTGGACGACCTTTGAAAAAGTTGCGCTCAAATTACCAAGGGCAACCTTCAGAGTGGCACAATAGCTCTACTCTCTTGGCTGCGACTTCTCTCATAACCCCCAAAGATGAGCCAGTTGAACTACCTGAAGAGCAGCCTGAGAACCAGAAGCCACAGATGGTGAGCACAAAGTTATTGAATAATGGAAACAGGATGATTGAGTCCCACCATTTATCATGCCGATCACTAGAGACGAATAAAGGACAGCAACCTGTTTCACCTAAGCCTTTGACATTCAGAGAAAGAACTGATACATCTCAGCCTGTTAGTAATAACCAAAGCCAAATGAATATGACAATTGAATCAGTTGCTGTTCCCCATCCACCGAGTCTTGAAAACAGAGGGAAGGAGGCTTTGTCACCCCATTGTATTTCAGAGAAGAAAATGTTGGAATCTGAGAGATCATCCCAGGCGGTATCCCAGGAGAAAACTGTTGGTCGTCAGATTTTGGTGCAGCCAGAAGAAGAGCCATTAGCTGGTGATGCTCCAGTATATGATCTTCAAG GTGTATTAGGTCTGGGATGGAATTTTCAACTCACATTCAGCTTTTAG
- the LOC140037591 gene encoding probable inactive histone-lysine N-methyltransferase SUVR2 isoform X2 codes for MPTNPRVAKAFRAMRDLGIAEDKVKPVLKNLLKLYEKNWDYIEAENYRVLADAIFDNEEAMAAQSKKKLESSQEPVTEEEAQEQGEPARPLKRLRLKYQGQASESCNNSNRLAGTPLIIPKDEPVELPEVHPQRQLRSMVGSTPTHNGHRSIESQHLSRELLDRSKGKQPVSPKSLTIQERTRTSHHVIANESETNIPMTVGSGTAPHQMSLRNGRMGALSPQPASVDKRLESERLSHKVSKEKTVGVQSLVQPKEEPFTCDTPVFDLPLAVIHPETSNRGDSLRENSSIEEPHDGSEPPLILEHPGGKSVSDGIPSLSSETRVNSQLSTVADGSSSQLQVASSPLGEVKISLSCKISPERPDFHMPSLDAVVKLVEDRCLRSYKFLDPNFSVMKLMKDMCDCFLELGTESCSESEGNMQVSPRNDVLESFPSGDPLVGEGVHFHMPDGLYNAQSETEVVFPKTLQLSTPCTGIHDCAQPHQEASQCNRIHEDTEQKDLDDLNCRSLVVCRQHELTPDQIRYLHDVIDISKGQERVVISLVNEINSECPPSFHYIPQNAVFQNAYMNFSLARIGDNNCCSTCCGDCLSLSTPCACAHETDGEFVYTAEGLVKEEFLNECVSMNRKPEKHCQYFCKECPLERSKNEDVIEPCKGHLVRKFIKECWWKCGCSKQCGNRVVQRGITRNLQVFMTEGKGWGLRTLEDLPKGAFVCEYVGEVLTNAELFDRVSRNPKGEVHSYPVLLDADWVCEGVLKDEEALCLDATHYGNVARFINHRCFDSNMVEIPVEVETPDHHYYHLAFFTTKKVKAMEELTWDYGIDFDDVDHPVKAFHCQCGSKYCRNIRRPSRSRSSLRR; via the exons ATGCCGACCAATCCCAGAGTTGCAAAGGCCTTTCGTGCTATGCGAGATCTCGGAATTGCTGAAGACAAAGTGAAACCGGTCTTGAAAAATCTCTTGAAGTTGTACGAGAAAAATTGGGATTACATTGAAGCTGAAAATTATAGAGTCCTTGCAGATGCTATTTTTGATAATGAGGAAGCGATG GCTGCACAAAGTAAGAAGAAGCTTGAGAGTTCT CAAGAACCAGTAACGGAGGAAGAAGCTCAGGAACAGGGTGAGCCCGCACGACCTTTAAAAAGGTTGCGCTTAAAGTACCAGGGGCAAGCTTCAGAGTCATGCAATAATTCTAATCGCTTGGCCGGGACACCTCTCATAATCCCCAAGGATGAGCCTGTTGAACTACCTGAAGTTCATCCCCAGAGACAGTTGCGAAGCATGGTGGGCTCAACACCAACACACAATGGACATAGGAGTATTGAATCTCAGCATCTATCACGTGAGTTACTTGATAGAAGTAAAGGAAAGCAACCTGTTTCACCTAAGTCTTTGACAATCCAAGAAAGAACTCGTACATCTCATCATGTTATTGCTAATGAAAGTGAAACAAATATCCCAATGACTGTTGGATCAGGCACCGCTCCCCATCAAATGAGTCTTAGAAATGGGAGGATGGGGGCTCTCTCACCCCAACCTGCTTCTGTGGATAAAAGGTTGGAGTCGGAGCGGTTGTCTCATAAAGTATCCAAAGAGAAGACTGTTGGTGTTCAGAGTCTGGTTCAGCCTAAAGAAGAGCCATTCACTTGTGATACACCAGTGTTTGATCTTCCTCTTGCTGTTATCCATCCAG AGACTTCAAACAGAGGAGACTCTTTAAGGGAAAATAGTTCAATAGAAGAACCACACGATGGCTCTGAACCCCCTTTAATATTGGAACATCCAGGAGGAAAAAGTGTGAGTGATGGAATTCCTAGTTTGTCAAGCGAGACCAGAGTGAACTCCCAGCTTTCAACAGTTGCAGATGGATCATCTTCTCAGCTCCAGGTTGCTTCCTCACCCTTGGGAGAGGTGAAAATCTCTTTGAGCTGCAAAATTTCTCCTGAAAGACCTGACTTCCACATGCCTAGTCTAGATGCAGTAGTAAAGTTGGTGGAGGATAGATGTCTCAGATCATACAAGTTCTTGGACCCAAACTTCTCTGTCATGAAACTAATGAAAGACATGTGTGATTGCTTTTTGGAATTAGGAACTGAGTCTTGTAGTGAATCAGAAGGAAATATGCAAGTATCACCTAGAAATGATGTACTTGAAAGCTTTCCTTCAGGGGATCCTTTAGTTGGTGAAGGTGTGCATTTCCATATGCCAGATGGTTTATATAATGCTCAATCAGAGACTGAGGTTGTTTTCCCCAAAACTTTACAACTTTCTACACCTTGCACTGGGATACATGACTGTGCTCAACCTCATCAAGAAGCTAGTCAGTGTAATAGAATTCATGAGGATACCGAACAGAAAGATCTTGATGACCTGAATTGTAGGAGCTTGGTGGTTTGTCGGCAACATGAGTTAACTCCAGATCAGATCCGTTATCTTCATGATGTCATTGACATAAGTAAGGGGCAAGAGAGAGTGGTGATTTCGTTAGTCAATGAAATAAATAGTGAATGCCCGCCATCCTTTCACTATATTCCACAGAATGCTGTCTTCCAAAATGCATATATGAACTTCTCTCTTGCCCGTATTGGAGATAATAATTGTTGTTCTACTTGTTGTGGTGATTGTCTGTCCTTGTCTACACCTTGTGCATGTGCACATGAAACTGATGGCGAATTTGTATATACAGCCGAGGGACTTGTCAAGGAGGAGTTTCTTAACGAGTGTGTTTCTATGAATCGTAAACCTGAAAAGCACTGCCAGTACTTCTGCAAGGAATGCCCATTGGAAAGATCCAAAAATGAGGATGTCATAGAACCTTGCAAAGGCCATTTAGTGAGGAAGTTCATCAAAGAATGTTGGTGGAAGTGTGGATGCTCTAAACAGTGTGGCAACCGAGTCGTTCAGCGGGGGATAACTCGCAATCTGCAG GTGTTTATGACAGAAGGAAAAGGATGGGGATTGCGTACTCTTGAAGACCTGCCAAAAGGTGCATTTGTTTGTGAATATGTGGGTGAAGTTTTAACAAATGCCGAACTCTTTGATCGTGTCTCACGGAATCCAAAGGGCGAAGTGCATTCCTATCCTGTTCTACTTGATGCTGATTGGGTTTGCGAAGGAGTACTTAAAGACGAAGAAGCTCTTTGTTTAGATGCTACACATTATGGGAATGTTGCAAGGTTTATTAATCACAG ATGTTTTGACTCAAACATGGTTGAGATTCCAGTTGAAGTAGAAACTCCTGATCACCACTATTATCAT CTTGCCTTTTTCACCACAAAGAAGGTAAAGGCGATGGAGGAACTTACATGG GATTATGGTATTGATTTTGATGACGTTGATCATCCGGTTAAGGCGTTTCACTGCCAGTGTGGCAGCAAGTACTGCCGGAACATTAGACGTCCAAGTA GATCCAGATCTTCATTAAGGAGATGA
- the LOC140037591 gene encoding probable inactive histone-lysine N-methyltransferase SUVR2 isoform X1, whose translation MPTNPRVAKAFRAMRDLGIAEDKVKPVLKNLLKLYEKNWDYIEAENYRVLADAIFDNEEAMVNQAAQSKKKLESSQEPVTEEEAQEQGEPARPLKRLRLKYQGQASESCNNSNRLAGTPLIIPKDEPVELPEVHPQRQLRSMVGSTPTHNGHRSIESQHLSRELLDRSKGKQPVSPKSLTIQERTRTSHHVIANESETNIPMTVGSGTAPHQMSLRNGRMGALSPQPASVDKRLESERLSHKVSKEKTVGVQSLVQPKEEPFTCDTPVFDLPLAVIHPETSNRGDSLRENSSIEEPHDGSEPPLILEHPGGKSVSDGIPSLSSETRVNSQLSTVADGSSSQLQVASSPLGEVKISLSCKISPERPDFHMPSLDAVVKLVEDRCLRSYKFLDPNFSVMKLMKDMCDCFLELGTESCSESEGNMQVSPRNDVLESFPSGDPLVGEGVHFHMPDGLYNAQSETEVVFPKTLQLSTPCTGIHDCAQPHQEASQCNRIHEDTEQKDLDDLNCRSLVVCRQHELTPDQIRYLHDVIDISKGQERVVISLVNEINSECPPSFHYIPQNAVFQNAYMNFSLARIGDNNCCSTCCGDCLSLSTPCACAHETDGEFVYTAEGLVKEEFLNECVSMNRKPEKHCQYFCKECPLERSKNEDVIEPCKGHLVRKFIKECWWKCGCSKQCGNRVVQRGITRNLQVFMTEGKGWGLRTLEDLPKGAFVCEYVGEVLTNAELFDRVSRNPKGEVHSYPVLLDADWVCEGVLKDEEALCLDATHYGNVARFINHRCFDSNMVEIPVEVETPDHHYYHLAFFTTKKVKAMEELTWDYGIDFDDVDHPVKAFHCQCGSKYCRNIRRPSRSRSSLRR comes from the exons ATGCCGACCAATCCCAGAGTTGCAAAGGCCTTTCGTGCTATGCGAGATCTCGGAATTGCTGAAGACAAAGTGAAACCGGTCTTGAAAAATCTCTTGAAGTTGTACGAGAAAAATTGGGATTACATTGAAGCTGAAAATTATAGAGTCCTTGCAGATGCTATTTTTGATAATGAGGAAGCGATG GTAAATCAGGCTGCACAAAGTAAGAAGAAGCTTGAGAGTTCT CAAGAACCAGTAACGGAGGAAGAAGCTCAGGAACAGGGTGAGCCCGCACGACCTTTAAAAAGGTTGCGCTTAAAGTACCAGGGGCAAGCTTCAGAGTCATGCAATAATTCTAATCGCTTGGCCGGGACACCTCTCATAATCCCCAAGGATGAGCCTGTTGAACTACCTGAAGTTCATCCCCAGAGACAGTTGCGAAGCATGGTGGGCTCAACACCAACACACAATGGACATAGGAGTATTGAATCTCAGCATCTATCACGTGAGTTACTTGATAGAAGTAAAGGAAAGCAACCTGTTTCACCTAAGTCTTTGACAATCCAAGAAAGAACTCGTACATCTCATCATGTTATTGCTAATGAAAGTGAAACAAATATCCCAATGACTGTTGGATCAGGCACCGCTCCCCATCAAATGAGTCTTAGAAATGGGAGGATGGGGGCTCTCTCACCCCAACCTGCTTCTGTGGATAAAAGGTTGGAGTCGGAGCGGTTGTCTCATAAAGTATCCAAAGAGAAGACTGTTGGTGTTCAGAGTCTGGTTCAGCCTAAAGAAGAGCCATTCACTTGTGATACACCAGTGTTTGATCTTCCTCTTGCTGTTATCCATCCAG AGACTTCAAACAGAGGAGACTCTTTAAGGGAAAATAGTTCAATAGAAGAACCACACGATGGCTCTGAACCCCCTTTAATATTGGAACATCCAGGAGGAAAAAGTGTGAGTGATGGAATTCCTAGTTTGTCAAGCGAGACCAGAGTGAACTCCCAGCTTTCAACAGTTGCAGATGGATCATCTTCTCAGCTCCAGGTTGCTTCCTCACCCTTGGGAGAGGTGAAAATCTCTTTGAGCTGCAAAATTTCTCCTGAAAGACCTGACTTCCACATGCCTAGTCTAGATGCAGTAGTAAAGTTGGTGGAGGATAGATGTCTCAGATCATACAAGTTCTTGGACCCAAACTTCTCTGTCATGAAACTAATGAAAGACATGTGTGATTGCTTTTTGGAATTAGGAACTGAGTCTTGTAGTGAATCAGAAGGAAATATGCAAGTATCACCTAGAAATGATGTACTTGAAAGCTTTCCTTCAGGGGATCCTTTAGTTGGTGAAGGTGTGCATTTCCATATGCCAGATGGTTTATATAATGCTCAATCAGAGACTGAGGTTGTTTTCCCCAAAACTTTACAACTTTCTACACCTTGCACTGGGATACATGACTGTGCTCAACCTCATCAAGAAGCTAGTCAGTGTAATAGAATTCATGAGGATACCGAACAGAAAGATCTTGATGACCTGAATTGTAGGAGCTTGGTGGTTTGTCGGCAACATGAGTTAACTCCAGATCAGATCCGTTATCTTCATGATGTCATTGACATAAGTAAGGGGCAAGAGAGAGTGGTGATTTCGTTAGTCAATGAAATAAATAGTGAATGCCCGCCATCCTTTCACTATATTCCACAGAATGCTGTCTTCCAAAATGCATATATGAACTTCTCTCTTGCCCGTATTGGAGATAATAATTGTTGTTCTACTTGTTGTGGTGATTGTCTGTCCTTGTCTACACCTTGTGCATGTGCACATGAAACTGATGGCGAATTTGTATATACAGCCGAGGGACTTGTCAAGGAGGAGTTTCTTAACGAGTGTGTTTCTATGAATCGTAAACCTGAAAAGCACTGCCAGTACTTCTGCAAGGAATGCCCATTGGAAAGATCCAAAAATGAGGATGTCATAGAACCTTGCAAAGGCCATTTAGTGAGGAAGTTCATCAAAGAATGTTGGTGGAAGTGTGGATGCTCTAAACAGTGTGGCAACCGAGTCGTTCAGCGGGGGATAACTCGCAATCTGCAG GTGTTTATGACAGAAGGAAAAGGATGGGGATTGCGTACTCTTGAAGACCTGCCAAAAGGTGCATTTGTTTGTGAATATGTGGGTGAAGTTTTAACAAATGCCGAACTCTTTGATCGTGTCTCACGGAATCCAAAGGGCGAAGTGCATTCCTATCCTGTTCTACTTGATGCTGATTGGGTTTGCGAAGGAGTACTTAAAGACGAAGAAGCTCTTTGTTTAGATGCTACACATTATGGGAATGTTGCAAGGTTTATTAATCACAG ATGTTTTGACTCAAACATGGTTGAGATTCCAGTTGAAGTAGAAACTCCTGATCACCACTATTATCAT CTTGCCTTTTTCACCACAAAGAAGGTAAAGGCGATGGAGGAACTTACATGG GATTATGGTATTGATTTTGATGACGTTGATCATCCGGTTAAGGCGTTTCACTGCCAGTGTGGCAGCAAGTACTGCCGGAACATTAGACGTCCAAGTA GATCCAGATCTTCATTAAGGAGATGA
- the LOC113714578 gene encoding uncharacterized protein — protein sequence MSFSSCTSSLLTIRPLPTKKNPITKPTKARLFVKTMSLNQNQNSPNPNPNLLTSITKLLWGQSLPPQLLISAVRTTWSTAWHLMMSQMAPSDPSGSYARPASKFRIHHASSNISRQNLHLYVGLPCPWAHRTLIVRSLKGLEDSVPVSVASPGIDGAWEFRDSDHPVSDRDMLVSTSDKAQGCTTLKQVYNSRRGGYNGRSTVPMLWDVKKKDVVCNESYDIIEFFNSGLNEIAGNPGLDLAPPPLRKKIDEWNQIIYPKVNNGAYRCGFAQSQGAYDTAVNQLFSALDMIDDHLGGSRYLCGDELTLADVCLFTTLIRFDLVYNVLFKCTKKKLIEYRNLHGYLRDIYQIPKVAATCNFVAIMDGYYKTLFPLNPGGIRPIIPSDCEHEALSKPHNRESLSSTRNDVQIYA from the exons ATGTCCTTCTCCTCCTGCACTTCATCGCTGCTCACAATTCGACCTCTGCCGACCAAGAAAAACCCCATAACCAAACCCACAAAAGCACGCCTTTTTGTCAAAACTATGTCCCTGAATCAGAACCAGAACTCCCCAAACCCCAATCCCAACCTCTTAACTTCCATCACTAAGCTCCTGTGGGGCCAATCCCTCCCGCCCCAGCTCCTCATCTCCGCCGTCCGCACCACCTGGTCCACAGCCTGGCACCTCATGATGTCACAGATGGCCCCTTCCGACCCTTCCGGGAGTTACGCGCGACCCGCTTCCAAATTCCGCATCCACCACGCCTCCTCCAACATTTCCCGCCAAAACCTCCACCTTTACGTTGGCCTCCCTTGCCCCTGGGCCCACCGCACCCTCATCGTCCGGTCACTCAAGGGCCTCGAAGACTCCGTACCCGTCTCAGTTGCGTCGCCGGGCATTGACGGAGCTTGGGAGTTCCGGGATAGTGATCATCCAGTCTCGGACCGGGATATGCTCGTCTCAACCTCGGACAAGGCCCAAGGATGTACAACCTTAAAACAAGTTTATAATTCAAGGCGCGGCGGTTATAACGGTCGGTCCACCGTCCCAATGCTCTGGGATGTCAAGAAAAAAGATGTTGTTTGTAACGAGAGTTATGATATCATCGAATTTTTCAATTCGGGATTGAACGAGATAGCAGGCAATCCGGGATTAGACCTTGCACCGCCTCCGTTGAGAAAAAAGATTGATGAATGGAATCAAATTATATACCCCAAAGTCAACAATGGGGCTTATAG GTGTGGTTTTGCACAAAGTCAAGGAGCATATGATACCGCAGTGAATCAGCTGTTTAGTGCATTGGATATGATAGATGATCATTTGGGTGGGTCTAGATACTTGTGTGGAGATGAATTGACTCTTGCAGATGTATGTTTGTTTACTACATTGATCAGGTTTGATCTCGTCTACAACGTTCTGTTCAAGTGCACAAAGAAGAAGCTGATTGAGTATCGCAACCTTCATGGTTATTTACGAGATATTTATCAG ATTCCAAAGGTTGCAGCGACTTGTAATTTTGTTGCTATCATGGATGGCTACTACAAAACTCTCTTCCCTCTCAATCCGGGTGGCATTCGGCCGATCATACCTTCAGATTGTGAGCATGAAGCGCTTTCCAAACCCCACAACAGGGAATCCCTCTCATCGACTAGAAATGATGTACAGATTTATGCTTAA